Proteins encoded together in one Nitrospirae bacterium YQR-1 window:
- a CDS encoding DUF401 family protein — MSDIVKILVVFMVMVFLLRKKLEIGFVLIIASVILFLEYLMVPEKILNTTYTAIVSKDTMALMIALTFIRMVEKILRERDVLKEMMASVKGLLRKKKFVIISMPLLIGMLPSIGGAYFSCPMVEESAHGLNLSKEDKAFTNYWFRHPWEIMLPLYPGVLLASIITEIGLRQFILLNLTSSLSMLVIGFVFGMKGISGSFDKKQTGNIGPWRATRSFIPIVLLLFIVIVFKVKLHSAMVVTVFLLLIVYRYGLMEIYEVLKYGFKPDVIVLILGVMLFKETLQNSGAVINLSNYFTSQGIPLTPLLVLLPFIAGFLTGFTLAFVGSTFPLLLHLPGISPYAFSFAFMAGYAGVLLSPVHVCFVVTREYFKADVIKLYKTVAPAVLILFLVSMTQYIILTIQKVVK, encoded by the coding sequence ATGTCTGATATTGTTAAAATACTGGTTGTCTTTATGGTGATGGTCTTTCTGCTCAGAAAAAAACTGGAAATCGGTTTTGTGCTGATTATAGCGTCGGTTATTCTGTTTTTGGAGTATCTGATGGTACCTGAAAAAATTCTAAATACCACCTATACTGCGATAGTATCAAAAGACACCATGGCACTTATGATAGCCCTTACTTTTATCCGCATGGTTGAGAAAATACTGCGCGAACGAGATGTGCTTAAGGAAATGATGGCCTCAGTAAAGGGGCTGCTAAGGAAAAAGAAGTTTGTAATAATTTCAATGCCGTTACTTATCGGGATGCTTCCCTCAATCGGAGGGGCCTATTTTTCCTGCCCTATGGTGGAAGAGTCCGCCCATGGACTTAATCTTTCAAAAGAGGATAAAGCCTTCACAAACTACTGGTTTAGACATCCGTGGGAAATAATGCTTCCTCTTTATCCCGGTGTTTTACTTGCAAGCATTATAACGGAAATAGGGCTTAGGCAGTTCATACTACTCAACCTTACCTCTTCACTCTCTATGCTTGTTATTGGTTTCGTGTTTGGAATGAAAGGAATAAGCGGTTCTTTTGACAAAAAACAGACGGGAAATATCGGCCCATGGCGTGCAACAAGGAGTTTTATCCCGATAGTGTTGTTGCTTTTTATTGTAATAGTTTTTAAAGTGAAACTCCACAGCGCAATGGTTGTAACGGTTTTTTTGTTATTAATCGTTTACAGATATGGACTCATGGAAATCTATGAAGTTCTGAAGTATGGTTTTAAGCCGGATGTTATAGTCTTAATACTTGGGGTTATGTTATTTAAGGAGACGCTTCAAAACTCAGGGGCAGTCATAAACCTAAGCAACTACTTTACATCTCAGGGGATACCCCTTACGCCGCTGCTTGTGCTGCTGCCTTTTATAGCCGGGTTTCTGACGGGCTTTACACTTGCCTTTGTGGGAAGTACATTTCCACTGCTGCTTCATCTGCCGGGGATTAGCCCGTATGCTTTTTCATTTGCCTTTATGGCGGGATATGCAGGGGTGCTGCTCTCTCCCGTGCATGTGTGTTTTGTGGTGACACGGGAGTATTTTAAGGCAGACGTTATAAAGTTATATAAAACGGTAGCCCCGGCTGTTCTGATACTTTTTCTTGTGTCAATGACACAATACATTATATTAACAATACAAAAAGTAGTAAAATAG
- a CDS encoding peptide-binding protein, translated as MNKIILSVLLCSLAICGCESGGAEQLSRKTDNVTEVFEPAYGDTIVEGAIGEPSVLIPMLAGDSASHAVAGHIFSGLVKYAPDLQLTGDLAESWDVSTDGLVITFHLRRGVRWTDGVEFTADDVMFGYKTIIDEKTPSAYKEDFLQVKQAEVLDKHTFRVTYEKPFAPALSSWGALVVLPKHLLDGKDILKDTFRRSPVGMGPYVLDKWIAGERVELKSNHDYFEGRPYIDKYVYRIIPDQSTMFLELKTGSIDFMGLTPIQYKRQTDTALFKEKFQKFRYPVFNYTFMGFNLKHPFFQDKRVRQAISHAIDKGEIVDAVLFGLGSPSTGPYVPNTWPYNPNVKKYDFNPAKARSLLREAGWMEKDRDGVLRKDGNRFEFTIITNMGNSLRTKTATIIQYRLKQVGIKVNIRALEWSTFINEFVDKRRFEAIVLGWSIGLDADQYDIWHSSKTKEKEFNFIGYNNKEVDALLEEGRRAFDKEKRKRAYHRLHEILAEDVPYVFLYVPDALPVVSSRFKGIKPTAIGIGYNQPQWFVPADLQKNSLQK; from the coding sequence ATGAATAAAATCATATTAAGTGTTCTGTTGTGTTCACTTGCAATCTGCGGATGTGAAAGCGGTGGAGCGGAGCAGTTAAGCCGGAAAACAGATAACGTAACAGAGGTCTTTGAGCCCGCCTATGGCGATACTATAGTAGAGGGCGCAATAGGTGAGCCAAGCGTTTTAATTCCGATGCTTGCCGGTGACAGCGCCTCACATGCCGTGGCAGGGCATATATTTAGCGGACTTGTTAAGTATGCTCCCGATTTACAGTTGACGGGGGATCTGGCTGAAAGCTGGGATGTCTCCACAGACGGCCTTGTAATCACGTTTCACCTCAGAAGGGGAGTCAGGTGGACAGACGGTGTTGAGTTTACCGCCGATGACGTTATGTTTGGGTATAAGACAATTATTGACGAAAAAACTCCCTCAGCCTATAAGGAGGACTTTTTACAGGTTAAGCAGGCTGAAGTGCTCGATAAGCATACCTTCAGAGTTACATACGAAAAACCCTTTGCGCCTGCCCTGAGCAGTTGGGGAGCACTGGTTGTGTTACCAAAGCATTTGCTGGATGGTAAGGATATTTTAAAGGATACCTTTCGCAGGTCTCCGGTCGGGATGGGTCCCTATGTGCTGGATAAGTGGATAGCAGGGGAGCGGGTTGAGCTGAAATCAAATCATGATTATTTTGAGGGCAGACCATATATTGACAAATACGTTTACAGGATAATCCCGGACCAGTCAACAATGTTTTTGGAACTTAAAACAGGTAGTATTGATTTTATGGGACTTACTCCTATCCAGTATAAAAGACAAACCGATACAGCGCTCTTTAAAGAAAAATTTCAAAAATTCCGCTATCCGGTATTTAATTATACGTTTATGGGGTTTAATCTGAAGCATCCGTTTTTTCAGGACAAGCGAGTGCGCCAGGCAATATCCCATGCAATAGACAAGGGAGAGATAGTGGATGCGGTGCTTTTTGGCCTTGGCAGCCCCTCAACCGGACCATATGTACCAAACACATGGCCTTATAATCCAAATGTAAAAAAATATGACTTTAATCCGGCAAAAGCCCGTTCACTACTCCGTGAGGCGGGATGGATGGAAAAGGACAGAGACGGAGTGCTTAGAAAAGACGGAAACCGCTTTGAGTTTACAATTATAACAAATATGGGAAATTCTCTTAGGACAAAGACAGCCACGATAATTCAGTATCGCCTTAAGCAGGTTGGCATAAAGGTCAATATACGTGCCCTTGAGTGGAGTACTTTTATAAATGAATTTGTGGATAAGAGGCGTTTTGAGGCAATTGTGCTCGGATGGTCAATAGGGCTTGACGCCGACCAGTATGATATATGGCATTCAAGTAAAACAAAGGAGAAGGAGTTTAACTTTATAGGATACAACAATAAGGAGGTTGATGCTCTCTTAGAGGAGGGCAGGAGAGCTTTCGATAAAGAAAAACGAAAAAGGGCCTATCACAGACTGCACGAGATATTAGCAGAGGACGTCCCTTACGTGTTTTTATATGTGCCGGATGCGCTTCCTGTCGTAAGCAGCCGCTTTAAGGGCATCAAGCCTACCGCTATCGGCATTGGATACAATCAGCCACAGTGGTTTGTTCCGGCTGATTTACAAAAAAATTCCCTGCAAAAGTAA
- a CDS encoding aspartate 1-decarboxylase, translating into MYRCMLRAKLHMARVTEANLLYSGSLTVDEDLMDLAGMNQYEKVLISNINNGERFETYLIAGKRGSGEVCLNGAAARRGVVGDRIIIFSFSYVAEDEIPKNYEPRIIVLSEDNKPTV; encoded by the coding sequence ATGTACAGATGCATGTTAAGGGCGAAACTCCATATGGCCCGGGTTACAGAGGCTAACTTGCTTTACTCCGGAAGCCTCACTGTCGATGAGGACCTTATGGACTTAGCTGGAATGAATCAGTATGAGAAGGTGTTAATAAGCAACATAAACAACGGTGAAAGATTTGAGACATATCTGATTGCCGGCAAGAGAGGCTCCGGAGAGGTATGTTTAAACGGAGCTGCAGCCAGAAGGGGTGTTGTCGGGGACAGGATAATCATTTTCAGCTTTAGTTATGTTGCTGAGGATGAGATACCAAAAAATTATGAACCACGGATAATTGTACTGTCGGAAGATAATAAACCCACAGTATGA
- a CDS encoding cold-shock protein, which produces MSQTGKVKWFNEAKGYGFIQKEDGGDVFVHFSSIQGNGFKTLREGQKVSFDLVDEERGQKATNVIKLD; this is translated from the coding sequence ATGTCACAGACAGGTAAGGTTAAATGGTTCAATGAGGCCAAGGGATATGGGTTTATTCAAAAAGAAGACGGTGGCGATGTTTTTGTACATTTTTCATCAATCCAGGGAAATGGATTTAAGACGCTGAGAGAGGGACAAAAGGTCTCCTTTGATCTCGTTGATGAAGAAAGAGGCCAAAAAGCTACAAATGTAATAAAACTTGATTAG
- a CDS encoding polysaccharide export protein, producing the protein MKKTIEYILKISLLVVSVFLLLNCSKSTGVFKSEGGQEDNISHATQALEREPEFTLGPGDILTIKVYRHDDLSLTSVRIRLDGKFTYPLIGEVEARGKTVKTLEAHMMERFKEYIVNPMVMVNPTALTSKKAIVAGEVTTPSVLTMEENMTLLQVIHKCGGFTADADKSGVTVIRDGKTAIFDLKKALKGDAAQNIYIRADDIVFVPSTFMADLGDALTRISKIISFIVQVESGIILTPDVIDILKKGKKSTSTGFSISN; encoded by the coding sequence ATGAAGAAAACTATAGAGTATATACTAAAAATATCATTGTTGGTTGTTTCTGTTTTTTTGCTTTTAAACTGTTCAAAGTCAACAGGGGTGTTCAAATCTGAAGGAGGGCAGGAGGACAATATTTCTCATGCAACGCAGGCGTTGGAGAGGGAGCCTGAATTTACCCTTGGCCCGGGTGATATTTTAACTATAAAAGTCTATAGGCATGATGATCTTTCGTTAACTAGCGTAAGGATCCGGTTAGACGGCAAGTTTACGTATCCCCTGATTGGTGAGGTGGAGGCCCGCGGTAAAACAGTGAAGACTCTTGAGGCACATATGATGGAGCGATTCAAAGAGTATATAGTAAATCCTATGGTTATGGTCAATCCGACGGCACTAACAAGCAAAAAGGCGATTGTTGCCGGCGAGGTTACAACTCCAAGCGTGCTTACTATGGAGGAGAATATGACCTTGCTTCAGGTAATACATAAATGCGGCGGGTTCACTGCAGATGCCGACAAATCCGGTGTTACAGTGATAAGAGACGGAAAAACAGCGATCTTCGACCTAAAAAAGGCGTTAAAGGGTGATGCGGCTCAAAATATATATATAAGGGCTGACGATATAGTGTTTGTACCCTCTACATTTATGGCGGACTTAGGAGATGCACTGACACGGATATCTAAGATTATATCTTTTATTGTTCAGGTTGAAAGCGGTATTATCCTGACCCCGGACGTTATCGATATTTTAAAGAAAGGCAAGAAAAGCACGAGTACCGGTTTTTCCATTTCAAATTAG
- a CDS encoding flagellar assembly protein FliW — translation MYNMLSYGMGGRQRTSGGLMRFNTTRFDMVEIDDDKVITFPRGIIGFKDLKHFCILPYKEPVKWLHATDDPDVAFIVTDPFEFFPYYSFRIEDFVEEYLGCNNVEDILVLVILNVDGKKLYANLKSPIIINTSNMKGAHLVLSDDSIPIRTLVANPLAAPQAAYC, via the coding sequence ATGTACAATATGTTATCATATGGTATGGGTGGCAGACAAAGAACAAGCGGAGGCTTAATGAGGTTCAACACAACAAGGTTTGACATGGTTGAGATTGATGATGACAAGGTAATCACCTTCCCTAGGGGTATAATAGGCTTTAAGGATTTAAAGCATTTCTGCATATTGCCATATAAGGAACCGGTAAAGTGGCTTCACGCTACCGATGACCCTGATGTGGCTTTTATAGTCACTGACCCGTTTGAGTTTTTCCCGTATTATTCGTTTAGAATTGAGGATTTTGTAGAGGAATATCTTGGATGTAATAATGTTGAGGACATTCTGGTACTAGTAATTTTAAATGTTGACGGAAAGAAGTTGTACGCAAATCTGAAATCACCGATAATAATAAACACGTCAAATATGAAAGGTGCCCATTTGGTGTTAAGTGACGATTCCATACCGATTAGGACATTGGTTGCAAATCCTCTTGCTGCCCCGCAGGCGGCGTACTGTTAA
- a CDS encoding FprA family A-type flavoprotein, giving the protein MDTVIYDKANHKYILLGFADSPDEKSVPSNQYMIVHNGATVLMDPGGFGLFPILVARVLQYTKIENVKTILLSHQDPDVSGGLNVWEKVTGAKIYISSLWTRFIPHYEIRNTKNIIGIKDGDTEIIINDDFKINVIAAHFLHSPGHFNFYDNISKILFTGDIGASVLPCSSNNLFVEDFEEFLPCIEPFHSRYMSCNKALRKWIKAIESYDIDIIAPQHGYLFKGDTKDKFIKWLYELKCGVDLI; this is encoded by the coding sequence ATGGATACAGTTATTTATGACAAGGCAAATCATAAATACATACTATTGGGTTTTGCCGACTCACCGGATGAAAAAAGCGTTCCCTCAAACCAGTATATGATAGTGCATAACGGAGCGACTGTGCTTATGGACCCGGGTGGCTTCGGGCTCTTTCCAATACTGGTTGCAAGGGTACTCCAATACACAAAAATTGAAAACGTAAAGACCATATTGCTTTCCCATCAGGACCCCGATGTAAGCGGTGGTTTAAATGTGTGGGAGAAGGTCACAGGTGCTAAGATATATATATCGAGTCTCTGGACCAGGTTTATCCCTCATTACGAAATCAGAAATACAAAAAATATAATTGGAATAAAAGACGGCGACACTGAGATTATAATAAACGATGATTTTAAAATTAATGTAATTGCCGCCCATTTTTTACACTCACCAGGGCACTTTAACTTCTACGACAACATATCTAAAATCCTCTTTACCGGAGACATAGGAGCCTCTGTGCTGCCGTGTTCTTCAAACAATCTGTTTGTCGAGGATTTTGAAGAGTTTCTGCCTTGCATTGAGCCGTTTCACAGCAGATATATGTCGTGCAATAAGGCTTTAAGGAAATGGATTAAGGCGATTGAATCCTATGACATTGATATTATTGCTCCTCAGCACGGATATTTATTCAAGGGTGATACAAAAGATAAATTCATAAAGTGGCTCTATGAACTTAAATGCGGGGTTGACCTGATATGA
- a CDS encoding bifunctional diguanylate cyclase/phosphodiesterase: protein MIYEDMNFSVLRCQLSKDNGSVLENLIRESFLIEGIERSILDFTAKISEKTKHNEDISTDLTVLIELFRVLMDIAGKSVSSNETLVMQTLFRSLRVVDALEQSSVDTALLEKFTQVLTKIVLSRDNVVKWEKRSEEILKDLYRIYPFDVFFNIFESKDKRLDAHMFLMNEPDEKQMDELKNKIHEHVKKCFDISDILDTIPMEFIPIPIFSGKDKSVSKDNIMIKAHEYLSETPGIGGILGMGVFYNGEISEKDINIINSLVSIMTMVTGSARALSKAINELEFYAGHDPLTGLYNRRMFEHFLDYEIARVKRKNYKFSLMMQDLDDFKYINDNYGHPFGDLYLKEVANTLQELLRDGDVVTRLGGDEFAVILSETDIIKGKVVAEKIKYAFEHKKIVAPDKKIIPIKASIGLVEFPTHGNTAAELMVVVDAALYNAKELGKNKIFIPTDSEIKHSLKEQTEKFNLLQDALEDDRFVPYYQPIFDVDKKTIAAYEVLARLIDKDGTVIPAYKFIDMCERIGKIFDVDRMVIRKAFQNKKLKDDHHYLFVNISGKELKDKTFLEFIIEEAYKTGLNPSEIVFEITEREAAGDLSKIQDFLQTVISNGFNLAIDDFGSGYSSFYYLKYLPVNFLKIDGEFIKELATEDPRDYAFVESIQTLCKKLNIRTVAEFVESHRIMEIIEEIGITYGQGFHLGMPQSDFLNI from the coding sequence ATGATATATGAGGACATGAATTTTTCCGTATTAAGGTGTCAACTCTCTAAAGATAACGGCAGCGTTTTAGAAAATCTCATCAGGGAGAGTTTTCTAATTGAGGGGATTGAACGTTCAATTTTAGATTTCACAGCTAAAATTTCAGAAAAGACGAAACATAATGAGGATATCTCAACAGACTTAACCGTTCTTATTGAACTCTTCCGTGTTTTGATGGATATCGCCGGTAAGTCTGTTAGTTCTAATGAAACACTGGTTATGCAAACTCTGTTTAGGTCCCTGAGGGTAGTGGATGCCCTGGAGCAAAGTTCCGTTGACACTGCATTACTTGAAAAGTTCACACAGGTTCTTACAAAAATTGTTCTCTCCAGAGACAATGTCGTAAAATGGGAAAAACGTTCTGAGGAAATCCTTAAAGACTTATACAGAATTTACCCGTTTGATGTGTTTTTTAACATATTTGAAAGTAAAGACAAGAGGCTCGATGCCCATATGTTTCTTATGAACGAGCCTGATGAAAAACAGATGGATGAGCTTAAAAACAAGATTCATGAGCATGTTAAAAAATGTTTTGATATATCGGATATTTTAGATACGATTCCAATGGAGTTTATACCTATTCCGATATTTTCAGGCAAAGATAAAAGCGTTTCTAAAGACAATATTATGATTAAAGCTCACGAGTACCTGTCTGAGACGCCCGGGATAGGCGGGATTTTAGGAATGGGTGTTTTCTATAATGGGGAAATAAGCGAAAAGGACATAAACATCATAAATTCATTAGTATCTATAATGACCATGGTGACAGGCTCGGCAAGGGCTCTGTCAAAGGCAATAAACGAACTGGAGTTTTATGCCGGCCATGACCCCCTCACAGGTCTTTATAACAGAAGGATGTTTGAGCATTTTTTGGACTATGAAATAGCCAGAGTGAAGCGGAAAAATTACAAGTTTTCACTGATGATGCAGGACCTTGATGATTTTAAATATATCAATGACAACTACGGGCATCCTTTTGGCGACTTGTATTTAAAAGAAGTGGCCAACACACTTCAGGAGCTTTTGCGTGACGGTGACGTTGTGACAAGACTTGGTGGTGATGAGTTTGCAGTTATACTCAGTGAAACTGATATTATAAAAGGTAAAGTTGTAGCCGAAAAAATTAAATATGCGTTTGAACACAAAAAGATAGTGGCCCCTGACAAGAAAATTATCCCAATAAAGGCCTCTATCGGTCTTGTTGAATTCCCAACCCACGGTAACACTGCTGCTGAACTTATGGTCGTTGTTGACGCCGCCCTGTACAATGCCAAGGAGCTTGGCAAAAATAAGATTTTTATTCCTACCGATAGTGAAATTAAACACTCTCTTAAGGAGCAAACGGAAAAATTCAACCTCCTGCAAGATGCTCTTGAGGATGACAGATTTGTTCCGTACTATCAGCCGATTTTCGATGTTGATAAAAAGACAATAGCTGCATATGAAGTCCTTGCAAGGCTTATTGACAAGGATGGAACTGTCATCCCTGCTTATAAGTTTATTGATATGTGTGAGAGAATCGGCAAAATTTTTGATGTTGACAGGATGGTTATTCGTAAAGCGTTTCAGAATAAAAAATTAAAGGACGACCATCACTACCTTTTTGTAAATATTTCAGGTAAGGAACTCAAAGACAAGACATTTCTTGAATTTATAATAGAGGAGGCCTATAAAACAGGGCTTAATCCATCGGAGATAGTTTTTGAAATAACTGAAAGAGAAGCTGCCGGAGATTTGTCAAAAATTCAGGATTTTCTGCAAACCGTAATTTCAAACGGTTTTAACCTGGCAATAGATGATTTCGGCAGCGGTTATTCTTCTTTTTACTACTTAAAGTACCTGCCGGTCAATTTTCTGAAGATAGACGGTGAGTTTATAAAAGAGCTGGCCACAGAGGATCCAAGAGATTATGCCTTTGTTGAAAGTATTCAAACGCTATGTAAAAAGTTAAACATACGAACCGTGGCGGAGTTTGTTGAAAGCCACCGTATAATGGAAATAATCGAGGAAATTGGAATTACCTACGGTCAGGGATTCCACCTTGGTATGCCTCAAAGCGACTTTCTTAATATTTAA
- a CDS encoding ABC transporter ATP-binding protein yields the protein MPTLRIDSLSVSYGHIEALRGVNLNVREGQIVSLVGANGAGKTTLMKTIAGLIQPLTGKITYNGTEIKNLRADQVVRKGISYVPEGRAILNKMTVYENLLMGAYIRDDSEVMTDLKNIMEEFPILWSRKDQLAGTLSGGQQQMLAIGRALMSKPQVMLFDEPSLGLAPMVIERIFEIINEINERGVTILLVEQNVHKALSLSSYAYVMETGRIVMEGNPKQLLNEKIIMDAYLGGIKGVR from the coding sequence GTGCCCACACTTAGAATAGATTCCCTGTCGGTTAGTTACGGCCACATTGAGGCTTTAAGAGGTGTTAACCTCAACGTCAGGGAAGGACAGATAGTTTCCCTTGTGGGCGCAAACGGGGCAGGGAAAACCACACTGATGAAAACAATCGCCGGACTAATTCAACCACTAACCGGTAAAATCACTTACAACGGCACTGAAATTAAAAACCTCAGAGCCGACCAGGTAGTACGAAAGGGGATATCATATGTGCCTGAGGGAAGAGCAATCTTAAATAAGATGACTGTTTATGAAAATTTGCTTATGGGCGCTTACATCAGAGACGACAGTGAAGTCATGACAGACCTGAAAAATATAATGGAGGAATTTCCGATTCTATGGAGCAGAAAAGACCAATTGGCGGGAACACTCTCAGGAGGTCAACAGCAGATGCTTGCAATTGGGAGGGCGCTAATGTCAAAACCGCAGGTTATGTTATTTGATGAACCCTCACTTGGGCTGGCCCCAATGGTTATAGAGCGTATATTTGAGATAATAAATGAAATAAACGAACGTGGCGTAACCATTCTCCTTGTTGAGCAAAATGTTCACAAGGCGTTAAGTCTCTCCAGCTACGCATACGTGATGGAAACCGGCAGGATAGTCATGGAAGGCAACCCAAAGCAATTGCTTAATGAAAAAATCATAATGGATGCTTATCTGGGAGGAATTAAAGGAGTTAGATAA
- a CDS encoding ABC transporter ATP-binding protein: MLQLKLINKHFGGVRALCDVSLEVTAGRIVGLIGPNGAGKTTLFNIITSITKPDSGRIIFDGKDITGLRPFRVAKLGIGRTFQNIKLFGRMEVVENVMAGMHCVSRGGICRCAFKFSNYRQDEKLLHEKAQRLLSFVGLEGKGDELSESFSYGQQRRIEIARALALNPRLLLLDEPVSGMNETETQDIMRLIKEIRNSGVSVLLIEHDMGLIMGVCDTVIVLNIGLVIAVGSPEEIQRNPVVIEAYLGNAPVRDKSAHT; this comes from the coding sequence ATGTTGCAATTAAAACTTATAAATAAACACTTTGGAGGGGTAAGGGCATTATGCGATGTTTCGCTTGAGGTTACAGCTGGGCGGATAGTCGGCCTTATAGGCCCTAACGGGGCAGGGAAAACCACGCTTTTTAATATCATAACCTCAATAACTAAACCGGACTCAGGACGGATTATATTTGACGGTAAGGACATAACCGGACTAAGGCCGTTTAGGGTAGCGAAGCTTGGAATTGGACGCACGTTTCAAAATATAAAACTGTTTGGCCGGATGGAAGTAGTTGAAAATGTCATGGCAGGGATGCACTGTGTAAGCAGGGGTGGAATTTGCAGATGTGCTTTTAAGTTTTCCAACTACAGGCAGGATGAGAAACTTTTGCATGAAAAAGCACAACGCCTGCTGTCTTTTGTCGGATTAGAGGGAAAGGGAGATGAGCTTTCGGAGAGTTTTTCCTATGGGCAGCAGAGACGCATAGAGATTGCCAGGGCATTGGCCTTAAATCCACGGCTTTTGCTCTTGGATGAGCCGGTCTCAGGTATGAACGAGACTGAGACACAGGACATTATGAGACTCATAAAGGAAATACGCAACAGCGGGGTTTCAGTGCTTTTAATAGAGCATGATATGGGCCTTATCATGGGCGTGTGTGACACCGTTATAGTGCTGAATATAGGACTTGTTATAGCAGTAGGGAGCCCTGAGGAGATTCAGAGAAACCCTGTGGTAATTGAGGCCTATCTCGGCAATGCGCCTGTAAGGGACAAAAGTGCCCACACTTAG
- a CDS encoding branched-chain amino acid ABC transporter permease, translating to MSGILNSYYLQIGSFAMINILLGLSAWIPLSTGQLSLGSAGFMGLGAYTSAIFVTRFGIPLPFAIIIAGVLSMLAGVLVGIPALRLKGVYLAIATLGFGEVMRVVFIKWESVTGGAVGIAGIPVISTPTVGFLIDSSIIDSSDKNLVSDLTTFLILLLVTGFFIWFFIAMRKTRIWRANSAIRLDETAAESIGINVHHYKVSAFSQSAFVSAIAGALYAHTASFISPSDFTYHKAVEALMFTVIGGSGHVLGAVLGASVLTIIPEALRFLKDYRYAAFGGVLVTMMVFKPEGIITENLFRKLRKKV from the coding sequence GTGTCCGGCATTTTAAATTCATATTATCTTCAAATCGGCTCATTTGCAATGATTAATATTCTGCTGGGTCTCAGCGCCTGGATACCGCTTTCAACCGGACAGCTTTCTCTGGGTAGTGCAGGGTTTATGGGGTTGGGAGCTTACACATCCGCCATTTTCGTAACAAGATTTGGAATACCGCTGCCTTTTGCCATAATTATTGCCGGAGTACTCTCAATGTTGGCTGGAGTACTGGTCGGAATTCCGGCGCTTCGCCTCAAAGGTGTATATCTTGCCATAGCCACACTCGGCTTTGGAGAGGTGATGAGGGTGGTTTTCATAAAATGGGAATCAGTGACCGGAGGCGCTGTCGGCATAGCCGGCATACCGGTAATCAGCACTCCAACGGTCGGTTTTTTAATTGACAGCAGCATTATAGATAGCTCTGACAAGAACCTGGTATCTGATTTAACTACATTTTTAATACTACTCTTAGTAACCGGATTTTTCATCTGGTTTTTTATTGCAATGAGAAAGACCCGCATATGGAGGGCAAACAGCGCAATCAGGCTGGATGAGACGGCGGCTGAATCAATAGGAATAAACGTTCACCACTACAAGGTGTCGGCATTTAGCCAAAGCGCCTTTGTCTCTGCAATTGCAGGGGCGCTATATGCCCACACTGCATCATTCATAAGCCCGTCTGATTTTACATATCACAAGGCTGTTGAGGCACTCATGTTTACAGTAATTGGAGGGAGCGGACACGTCTTAGGGGCTGTGTTGGGAGCGAGTGTTTTAACGATTATACCGGAGGCGCTGAGGTTTTTAAAAGACTACAGGTATGCGGCTTTTGGTGGTGTTCTTGTCACTATGATGGTGTTTAAGCCGGAGGGGATTATTACAGAAAATCTTTTCAGAAAACTCCGTAAAAAAGTGTAA